The genomic window TTTCGCCTGCAGCACATTGAGGCGTCCATTCTTCGCGACCAGCAGCCAAAACGTTGCAAGGAAGATAAGCGCAATAGCGCTCGCGATGACAGGGTCTCGGCTGATGATCGCGTAGTGGGTGCTACTGATGCTGATCGGGATGAACACGGCTACGAGCATGGCGAAGGCGAGCTGCTGTGAAATCCTGTTTTGATACAGTTCATAGAACAGTGCTCCGGCCGCAAACCACGGCATGAATTCAGGCACCAAGGCTGTGTTGTAAAGCTCTGATCCGTGCGGGGAGACGAGCCTGAGCAAGAACCAGATGCAACTATCCACCAACGCGAAAATCGTCAGGTTACGCGCAAAGTTCTTGCTTGAAAGGCCCCAGAACAGGAGGGCCGCTATCAGATAGAAGCGGATCTCGACGACCAGCGACCAGTAAACCCCTGTGACGAAATCGACATGGGGGAACGCGCCGGACCACAGCGCGGTCGGCGTCAACGTCAGCGAAGGAAGGAAGTTCGGCCACATCTGCCGGCGCGTGAGGGCAAAGGGCGCATCAGACAGGTTGAGCAAAAAGAACGTGACGACTGCCGAGAACAAAAGCGTGGGCCAGATCCGCACGAATCGGCGAAGCAGAAATTCGAGCGGCGAAGCGGATTTTTCCAGCGTCAGTGCGATGACAAATCCCGAGATGATGAAGAACAGCTCCACACCGAGATAGCCATACTGAAACAGCGGGATTGCACTGAAACGTTCGCCGTACGGATAGAGATGAGATTTGTAGTAGGGGGATTCCAGATGGTGGAAGTAGTGAAATCCCATGACCAGCAGAATGGCGACACCTCGCAAGCCATCCAGGGCATCTAGCCGCTTTTCAGTCATAACTCGCCCACCGCAATCGGCCGCAGAACACTCAATTTAGCATCGCGATCACGAAAGTTAAGCGACGCGGATCCTCACGAGACGACATTGTCCCATTCCGCAGTTGCAGGGCGAACAGCCATACGATGTGTTGTGCAGTCGATGCCGGGATCGTGACCGTTCGCGACGTCGAGTCATCACGCGTAACGGTCATGGATGATGACGTATTGGTGCCGTTTACGTACGTTCCTCCCAGATCGTGGCCAGATGCACGATGGTGCGCACCGCAGCTTCCATGTCCTGAACACTGACCCATTCGAGCCGCGAGTGAAACGCATGCTCGCCGGCAAAGATGTTCGGGCATGGTAGTCCCATGAAGGACAATCGTGAGCCATCGGTGCCGCCGCGGATGCTGCTTCTGACGGGCGCGAGGCCAGCGCGGCGGATCGCTTCGATTGCGTTCTCGACGACCTCTGGATGCCGGTCGAGGACCTCTTTCATGTTGCGGTATTGCGGCTTGACCTCGAACCGGTAGGTGGATCGCGGAAACTCGGTCATCACGTCACAGACGATCTGCTCAAGCAGCGCTTCCTTCTGCTTCAAGCCGTCTTCCGTGAAATCACGCACGATCAGGGACAGCGTCGCGCTGTCGAGTCCGCCGTTGAGACCGGTCGGGTGCAGGAAGCCCTCTCGTCCTTCCGTCGTTTCAGGGGCCAAGTCTTTCGGCAATCGGTCGATGATGCGCGCAGCGATCTTGAGCGCATGCTCCATTTTGCCCTTGGCAAATCCGGGGTGAATGCTCACGCCCTGAATGGTGATAACGGCACCATCAGCGGAGAACGTCTCGTCCTCCAGATGACCGGCGCTTTCGCCGTCGATAGTGTAGCCGAATTGGGCGCCGAGCTTCTTCAGATCGACCTTGTCGGCCCCGCGGCCGATTTC from Nitrobacteraceae bacterium AZCC 1564 includes these protein-coding regions:
- a CDS encoding peptidoglycan/LPS O-acetylase OafA/YrhL (product_source=COG1835; cog=COG1835; pfam=PF01757; transmembrane_helix_parts=Inside_1_11,TMhelix_12_29,Outside_30_48,TMhelix_49_71,Inside_72_90,TMhelix_91_113,Outside_114_146,TMhelix_147_169,Inside_170_173,TMhelix_174_192,Outside_193_201,TMhelix_202_224,Inside_225_232,TMhelix_233_255,Outside_256_259,TMhelix_260_277,Inside_278_289,TMhelix_290_312,Outside_313_321,TMhelix_322_344,Inside_345_375), which gives rise to MTEKRLDALDGLRGVAILLVMGFHYFHHLESPYYKSHLYPYGERFSAIPLFQYGYLGVELFFIISGFVIALTLEKSASPLEFLLRRFVRIWPTLLFSAVVTFFLLNLSDAPFALTRRQMWPNFLPSLTLTPTALWSGAFPHVDFVTGVYWSLVVEIRFYLIAALLFWGLSSKNFARNLTIFALVDSCIWFLLRLVSPHGSELYNTALVPEFMPWFAAGALFYELYQNRISQQLAFAMLVAVFIPISISSTHYAIISRDPVIASAIALIFLATFWLLVAKNGRLNVLQAKPLVWVGECSYSIYLFHYAVGMILISSISKSIGLPAQVALALGASLLVLILGRVSFRLIENPSRRSLTKLLINRAAKPIAPITASAE
- a CDS encoding tripeptide aminopeptidase (product_source=KO:K01258; cath_funfam=3.40.630.10; cog=COG2195; ko=KO:K01258; pfam=PF01546,PF07687; superfamily=53187; tigrfam=TIGR01882), producing the protein MSSITFTHSVTERFLRYVRIDTQSDPESPTCPSTEKQKDLGGLLAQELRDLGLTDAHMDEHGYVYATIPATTDKPVPVICFCSHMDTSPDCTGKDVKPQIVRNYQGGDIVLPADPTQIIRAAEHPALADQIGNDIVTTDGTTLLGADNKAGVAEIMDAAQFLLANPQIKHGAIKILFTPDEEIGRGADKVDLKKLGAQFGYTIDGESAGHLEDETFSADGAVITIQGVSIHPGFAKGKMEHALKIAARIIDRLPKDLAPETTEGREGFLHPTGLNGGLDSATLSLIVRDFTEDGLKQKEALLEQIVCDVMTEFPRSTYRFEVKPQYRNMKEVLDRHPEVVENAIEAIRRAGLAPVRSSIRGGTDGSRLSFMGLPCPNIFAGEHAFHSRLEWVSVQDMEAAVRTIVHLATIWEERT